The Paraburkholderia caffeinilytica genome segment GCCGAGCGTGGTGTCGTCGGCGTCGACACCCAATGCCGTGACCGGCACGACCTGTTCGCCGTGCAAGGTGGTTAGACGATGCACCGGACGCACGAACTGCACATTGGTGCCGTCCGGGCGCTGATACGTCATGACCTTCGGGATCGGCAGCTTGGCGAGCGTTTCGTCGAGCGCGGTTTGCAGGCCTTCGGCGAGCGTGGCGCCCGGCGCGGCGTAGCGCAAAAAGAAAGCCTCGGCCTTACCGTCCTGCGCGCGTTCCAGGTCGTTCACCGAAAAATCGGGGAAGCCGAGCGCGGCCAGTTTCTTGGCGAGCGGCGCGGTGGGCTGGCCGTCTTTGTCGAGCGCGACGGAAACCGGCAGCACTTTTTCGCGCACGTGTTTTTCCGGTGCGACCGAACGCACGTTCCTGATCGTGACGGCGAGGCGGCGTGGCGTGGCGTAACGTTCGAACGACAGTTCGCCTTCGACCAGGTCGCGCGCCGCGAGGCGCTGCGCAATGCCTTCGGCGAAGGCGTCGCCGAGACGCGCGAGCGCTTTCGGCGGCAGTTCTTCGGTGAGCAGCTCGACGAGCAGGGTAGCTTGATGGGGTTGAGTCATTTCTTGATGTTCTCGTCAGTCCTGGTCGATCTTGCGTTCGACTTTCAGCGGCGGTGCCCACGCGGGCATGGCGGCATCCTGTTCGTCGGTGGTCAGGCCGGGCACGCCGTGCACCGGATTGCCGAGCATCGGAAATCCGAGCTTTTCGCGCGAGTCGTAGTAAGCCTGCGCGACCAGACGCGACAGCGCGCGAATCCGGCCGATATACGCCGCGCGTTCCGTGACGGAGATCGCACCGCGGGCGTCCAGCAGGTTGAACGTGTGGCCGGCCTTCAGCACCAGTTCATAGGCGGGCAGCGCGATCTGCGCTTCGATCATGCGTTTGGCTTCTGCTTCGTAGCTGTTGAAGAACGTGAACAGCAAGTCGACGTTCGCCTGCTCGAAGTTGTAGGTCGACTGTTCGACTTCGTTCTGGTGATACACGTCGCCGTAAGTCAGGCGACGAAGTTCCGGGCCGTTCGGGCCCTGCTCTTCCCACTCGGTCCAGACCAGGTCGTAGACGTTCTCGACCTTCTGCAGATACATCGCGAGACGTTCGAGACCGTAGGTGATTTCGCCGAGCACCGGCTTGCAATCCAGACCGCCGACTTGCTGGAAGTAGGTGAACTGGGTCACTTCCATGCCGTTCAGCCACACTTCCCAGCCGAGGCCCCACGCGCCGAGCGTGGGATTTTCCCAGTCGTCTTCGACGAAGCGCACGTCGTTCTGCTTCAGGTCGAAGCCGAGGGCCTCCAGCGAGCCGAGGTACAGGTCGAGGATGTTTTCCGGCGCCGGCTTCAGCACGACCTGATATTGGTAGTAATGCTGCAGGCGGTTCGGGTTCTCGCCGTAGCGGCCGTCTTTCGGGCGGCGCGACGGCTGCACATAGGCTGCGCGCCACGGTTCCGGACCGATCGCGCGCAGGAAGGTGTGAACGTGGGACGTGCCCGCGCCGACTTCCATGTCGATCGGCTGGAGCAACGCGCAACCCTGCTTGTCCCAGTAGGACTGCAGTGTCAGGATGATTTGCTGAAACGTGAGCATGAAGTGCCTTTCGGGCATGGGGCCGTGCTGTAAGCGCCAAAGCGCGCCAGCTGGCCGTGGAGCGAAGTGCTAAACCGTAGATTTTAACGGAAAGGGAGGGGGGTGTCCGTTTTGCGGGGACGGACGGGACCCGGCGCGTTCTTCAAAAGACAAAAGGCCGCTGCGGGCGGCCCTGGGTTGTTTGTCGTCCCGGGAAGTGTTCCGGCTGCCAACGCCTCAAACTCATCAACGCATGCGTGGCGGCATTCACTTCCACGACGATCGGCATGTCGGCCGACCGTCATCGCAACCGGATTACGTCGCCGCCAGCTCAACCTTCGGCGCAAACGAATCGCTTTGCGCCATGGGCCAATACTTCTCGTACAACGAGTAGCGATAGTTGCCGTTGAGCAGATCGTTCGGATCGAGATACTTCAGCAGTTCCGACATCAACCGCACCTCATGCGACGACACACGCCGCACGATGTGATGCGCGCGCAGCTCGGCCGGATGCTTGAGCCCCGCCGCCTGAATGATTTCCTTCAGCGCATGCAACGTGTTGTGATGGAAGTTGAACACGCGATCGGCCTTGTCCGGAACCACCAAGGCACGCTGACGCACCGGATCCTGCGTTGCGACGCCGGTCGGGCAGCGGCCGGTGTGGCAGGTCTGCGCCTGAATGCAGCCCACCGCGAACATGAAGCCGCGCGCCGCGTTGACCCAATCCGCGCCGATCGCCAGCGTCTTCGTGATGTCGAACGCGGTAATCATCTTGCCGCTCGCGCCGATGCGGATACGCTGACGCAAGCCGATGCCGACCAGCGTGTTGTGCACCAGCAGCAGGCCTTCCTGCAACGGCACGCCGACGTGATCGGTGAACTCCAGCGGCGCGGCGCCCGTGCCGCCTTCCGCACCGTCGACCACAATGAAGTCCGGCAGAATCCCCGTCTCCAGCATCGCCTTCGCAATGCCGAAGAATTCCCACGGATGCCCGATGCACAGCTTGAACCCGGTCGGCTTGCCGCCGGACAGCGTGCGCAAACGGTCGACGAATTCGAGCAGGCCGCGCGGCGTCGAAAACTCGGAGTGGGTGGCGGGCGAGATGCAGTCGCGGCCCATCGGCACGCCGCGCGTTTCCGCAATCTCGGGCGTGATTTTCGCGGCCGGCAGCACGCCGCCATGACCGGGCTTCGCGCCTTGCGAGAGCTTCACCTCGATCATCTTCACTTGCGGTTCGGCGGCCTGCTTCGCGAACTTTTCCGCGCTGAAGCTGCCGTCGTC includes the following:
- the glyQ gene encoding glycine--tRNA ligase subunit alpha, with amino-acid sequence MLTFQQIILTLQSYWDKQGCALLQPIDMEVGAGTSHVHTFLRAIGPEPWRAAYVQPSRRPKDGRYGENPNRLQHYYQYQVVLKPAPENILDLYLGSLEALGFDLKQNDVRFVEDDWENPTLGAWGLGWEVWLNGMEVTQFTYFQQVGGLDCKPVLGEITYGLERLAMYLQKVENVYDLVWTEWEEQGPNGPELRRLTYGDVYHQNEVEQSTYNFEQANVDLLFTFFNSYEAEAKRMIEAQIALPAYELVLKAGHTFNLLDARGAISVTERAAYIGRIRALSRLVAQAYYDSREKLGFPMLGNPVHGVPGLTTDEQDAAMPAWAPPLKVERKIDQD
- a CDS encoding FMN-binding glutamate synthase family protein, translating into MLSRRYLAMWCAVILLAACAALASAHHISWFWIIVPAALVALGLFDLTQERHAILRNYPLWGHFRFLFEFIRPEIRQYFVEDDTDEKPFSRAQRSIVYQRAKNDVDSRPYGTELDVKAVAHEWISHSLAPTRLDNHDFRIVVGPERAQPYSMSIFNVSAMSFGSLSANAIMALNLGAKKGNFAHDTGEGSMSKYHREHGGDIIWEIASGYFGCRNDDGSFSAEKFAKQAAEPQVKMIEVKLSQGAKPGHGGVLPAAKITPEIAETRGVPMGRDCISPATHSEFSTPRGLLEFVDRLRTLSGGKPTGFKLCIGHPWEFFGIAKAMLETGILPDFIVVDGAEGGTGAAPLEFTDHVGVPLQEGLLLVHNTLVGIGLRQRIRIGASGKMITAFDITKTLAIGADWVNAARGFMFAVGCIQAQTCHTGRCPTGVATQDPVRQRALVVPDKADRVFNFHHNTLHALKEIIQAAGLKHPAELRAHHIVRRVSSHEVRLMSELLKYLDPNDLLNGNYRYSLYEKYWPMAQSDSFAPKVELAAT